In Cervus elaphus chromosome 24, mCerEla1.1, whole genome shotgun sequence, a single genomic region encodes these proteins:
- the NISCH gene encoding nischarin isoform X2: MAAAARSFGPEREAEPAKEARVVGSELVDTYTVYIIQITDGSHEWTVKHRYSDFHDLHEKLVAEKKIDRSLLPPKKIIGKNSRSLVEKREKDLETYLQTLLATFPDVAPRVLAHFLHFHFYEINGITAALAEELFEKGEQLLGAGEVFAIGPLQLYAVTEQLQQGKPTCASGDAKTDLGHILDFTCRLKYLKVSGTEGPFGTSNIQEQLLPFDLSIFKSLHQVEISHCDARRIRGLVASKPTLATMSVRFSATSMKEVLVPEASEFDEWEPAGAALEGPVTAVIPTWQALTALDLSHNSISEIDESVKLIPKIEFLDLSHNGVLVMNNLQHLYNLVHVDLSYNKLSSLEGVHTKLGNIKTLNLAGNLLRNLSGLHKLYSLVNLDLSDNRIEQMEEVRSIGSLPCLEHVALLNNPLSIIPDYRTKVLAQFGERASEVCLDNTVTTEKELDTVEVLKAIQKAKEVKSKLSNSEKKVSEDSRLAAAPCVRPSSSPPSVAPTSASLPQPILSNQGILGDE, from the exons atggcggcggcggcgcgcaGCTTCGGGCCCGAGAGGGAGGCCGAGCCGGCCAAGGAGGCGCGCGTCGTGGGCTCTGAGCTCGTGGACACGTATACG GTTTACATCATCCAGATCACTGATGGCAGCCATGAGTGGACAGTCAAGCACCGCTACAGTGATTTCCACGACCTACATGAAAAG CTTGTTGCGGAGAAGAAGATTGATAGAAGTCTGCTTCCGCCCAAAAAGATAATCGGGAAAAACTCCAGAAGCTTggtggaaaagagagagaaggatctAGAAACTTATCTCCAGACACTCCTGGCCACCTTCCCTGATGTGGCCCCCAGGGTGCTGGCCCACTTCTTGCATTTCCACTTTTAC gAGATTAATGGCATCACTGCAGCACTGGCTGAGGAACTCTTTGAAAAAG GAGAACAGCTCCTGGGGGCTGGCGAGGTCTTCGCCATCGGACCCCTGCAGCTCTACGCAGTCACTGAGCAACTGCAGCAAGGGAAGCCCACGTGCGCCAGCGGGGATGCCAAGACTGACCTGGGGCACATCCTGGACTTCACCTGTCGCCTTAAGTACCTTAAG GTTTCTGGCACAGAAGGACCTTTTGGGACCAGCAACATTCAGGAGCAGCTCCTGCCTTTTGATCTGTCCATATTCAAGTCTCTTCATCAGGTGGAG ATAAGTCACTGTGATGCCAGGCGCATCCGGGGGCTGGTTGCATCCAAGCCCACCTTGGCCACGATGAGCGTCCGTTTCTCGGCAACCTCCATGAAG GAAGTCCTCGTCCCCGAAGCCTCGGAGTTTGATGAGTGGGAGCCAGCAGGCGCAGCCCTGGAGGGCCCCGTGACTGCCGTTATCCCGACATGGCAGGCGCTGACCGCTTTGGACTTGAGTCACAACAGCATCTCCGAGATCGATGAGTCTGTG AAACTGATTCCAAAGATTGAGTTCCTGGACCTGAGTCACAATGGAGTGCTGGTCATGAACAATCTGCAG CACCTGTACAACCTTGTGCACGTGGACCTGTCCTACAACAAGCTCTCCTCCTTGGAAGGGGTTCACACCAAACTGGGGAACATCAAGACCCTGAACCTGGCAGGCAACCTGCTGAGGAATCTGAGTGGCCTGCACAAGCTCTACTCCCTGGTCAACCTGGATCTCAGCGACAACAGAATTGAACAG ATGGAAGAGGTCAGAAGCATCGGCAGCCTCCCATGTCTGGAGCACGTGGCTCTGCTCAACAACCCCCTGAGTATCATCCCCGACTATCGGACCAAGGTGCTGGCTCAGTTCGGAGAGCGGGCCTCAGAG GTCTGTCTGGACAACacagtgaccacagagaaagagctggacacagtggAAGTGCTAAAAGCGATTCAGAAAGCCAAAGAGGTCAAGTCTAAATTAAGCAACTCTGAGAAGAAG GTCAGTGAGGATTCTCGGCTCGCTGCTGCCCCCTGTGTCAGACCCAGCAGCTCCCCGCCCAGCGTGGCTCCCACCtctgcctccctgccccagcccatcCTCTCCAACCAAG GCATCCTCGGAGATGAGTGA